One genomic region from Mytilus trossulus isolate FHL-02 chromosome 9, PNRI_Mtr1.1.1.hap1, whole genome shotgun sequence encodes:
- the LOC134684614 gene encoding uncharacterized protein LOC134684614 produces MTSNLRYEDIEFDVDSMVKAAKNQVDFLHLVDKVANLYEGEVVRQAIFRYEKFWLPLLAVNDHLHVAAPLDICWIWHCHMLSPLAYARDCNKIFGKIFSYKHMDTQERMEGLITAEQLWKQMYPNAPFYNSDLMTFEIPSGFVSCLTYDLEAAVSRQRAFYYQVSLPHYTDNKFLESSLVRYKKFLHMKRCYPDSFIVPCYDIDLIWHTHQLFPLLYKTDTMLLLGEHFNHDDSVNDRTEGSKLCRSMSETQTMWEELFNEKFTNIASMYRGLPPNGKLNNVSKDVVFQSSHKLANLEIQSIDVVRESANSMKKKICGVKLCTEFTSGIRIDLLKLKKPTKENRWTKETHDISVFDIDSRFCDIITVKVKQSGKIGIFKENVKGCIEMNPLLAKCMTMDEKIYEDTIVNLSDGSLLEMKYGITVTSLSTCVLTLHMGNFESCVMPEYIEQLWGPVTLPRLPEGTDNVCSVASHKIVNMTGAVTFTCRIIHSIPLLMSAIHVFCKDKLSVVCQLIGSDQLPVQSQVADHKKCVTLDPVKFERAILIKNNDGDWGIALGQWSGFRRGKSGGASGDPGHLKVKLYKMANKSWIDLDLRNCYSLGSYKFTIDETEVDLVNGTLMTKPDSKTIAEHIAVSFSVSLLHVLCQPHQNDWEPGQENKVEMRGRRRIQTLNVGKVAMFTAAGMAIATPSNHHIRKKYGRRYYPCYMGGATVLYLGDNSGSDWGTDFDGCGNGCGYGFGSDCNADGDVNGDTDGGDGDGGDDDGGEGDGGGCGGCGGCGGGDGFGGGEGGGGGWDSGGGGGGWDSGGGGDGGDGGGGGGWGGDSGGGGDGGGGDGGGCGGGGCGGGGCGGCGG; encoded by the exons ATGACTTCAAATCTAAGATACGAAGATATAGAATTTGATGTTGATTCAATGGTAAAGGCTGCCAAAAACCAAGTAGATTTCCTGCATCTTGTTGACAAAGTAGCAAATCTTTATGAAGGGGAGGTTGTAAGACAAGCTATTTTTAG ATATGAGAAATTTTGGCTGCCATTGTTAGCTGTCAATGACCACCTACATGTAGCAGCGCCATTAGATATATGCTGGATATGGCACTGTCACATGTTATCACCATTGGCTTATGCCAGAGACTGCAACAAAATATTCGGGAAAATTTTCAGCTACAAACATATGGATACCCAGGAGAGAATGGAAGGACTTATAACTGCTGAACAACTTTGGAAACAGATGTACCCCAATGCACCATTTTATAACAGTGATCTCATGACCTTTGAAATTCCATCAGGTTTTGTGTCCTGTCTGACTTATGACTTAGAAGCTGCTGTCAGTAGACAGAGGGCGTTTTATTATCAAGTGTCCTTACCACATTATACTGATAACAAATTTCTGGAAAGCAGCCTTGTTCGTTACAAGAAGTTTCTTCACATGAAACGTTGCTATCCTGACAGTTTTATCGTGCCTTGTTATGACATTGACTTGATATGGCATACCCATCAGCTGTTTCCATTGTTATACAAAACAGATACAATGTTACTTCTAGGAGAGCACTTCAACCATGACGATTCAGTGAATGATAGAACCGAGGGATCAAAATTATGCAGGTCCATGTCGGAAACTCAAACTATGTGGGAGGAATTGTTCAATGAAAAGTTTACTAATATAGCCTCCATGTACAGGGGATTACCTCCAAATGGAAAACTTAacaatgtttcaaaagatgttgTATTTCAGAGTAGTCACAAACTGGCTAACCTTGAAATACAAAGCATAGATGTCGTACGAGAATCAGCAAACagtatgaagaaaaaaatatgtggtgTTAAATTATGTACAGAATTTACTTCTGGGATCAGAATTGATCTTCTGAAATTGAAAAAGccaacaaaagaaaatagatGGACAAAAGAGACTCATGACATATCAGTTTTTGATATAGATTCCAGATTTTGTGATATCATCACTGTTAAAGTCAAGCAATCTGGAAAGATTggaatttttaaagaaaacgtCAAAGGGTGTATAGAAATGAATCCACTACTGGCAAAATGTATGACAATGGATGAGAAAATATATGAAGACACAATTGTCAATCTTTCTGATGGATCATTACTGGAGATGAAGTATGGTATAACAGTTACATCACTCAGCACATGTGTATTAACATTACACATGGGAAATTTCGAGTCCTGTGTCATGCCTGAGTACATTGAACAGCTGTGGGGACCTGTAACATTGCCACGCCTACCTGAGGGTACAGATAATGTCTGCTCAGTTGCGTCTCATAA AATTGTCAACATGACAGGAGCTGTAACCTTTACATGTCGTATTATACACAGTATCCCATTATTGATGTCAGCCATACATGTGTTCTGTAAGGATAAACTAAGTGTTGTTTGCCAGCTTATTGGATCTGACCAACTACCAGTTCAATCACAG GTAGCAGATCATAAGAAGTGTGTGACACTTGATCCTGTAAAATTTGAAAGAGCTATTTTAATAAAGAATAATGATGGCGACTGGGGCATTGCACTTGGACAGTGGTCAGGATTCAGACGAGGAA AGAGTGGTGGTGCTTCTGGTGATCCAGGTCATTTGAAggttaaattgtacaagatggCCAACAAGTCATGGATAGATTTAGATCTGCGAAATTGCTACTCCCTTGGTTCCTACAAGTTTACAATTGATGAAACAGAGGTTGACCTAGTCAATGGTACATTAATGACCAAACCAGATAGTAAGACCATTGCTGAACATATAGCAGTGTCCTTCAGTGTTTCCCTTCTCCATGTGCTTTGTCAACCACACCAAAATGATTGGGAACCAGGACAAGAGAACAAGGTTGAAATGAGAGGTCGTAGAAGAATTCAGACCCTGAATGTTGGCAAAGTGGCCATGTTTACAGCAGCAGGAATGGCCATTGCAACACCATCTAACCATCATATTAGGAAAAAATATGGTAGACGATATTATCCATGTTATATGGGTGGAGCCACTGTTCTCTATTTAGGTGACAATTCTGGATCTGATTGGGGGACTGATTTTGATGGTTGTGGAAATGGTTGTGGTTATGGGTTTGGTAGTGACTGTAACGCAGATGGGGATGTCAATGGTGATACTGATGGTGGTGATGGGGATGGAGGCGATGATGATGGGGGAGAAGGGGACGGTGGGGGTTGTGGAGGGTGTGGTGGTTGTGGGGGTGGTGATGGATTTGGTGGAGGAGAGGGTGGTGGGGGTGGATGGGATTCTGGAGGTGGTGGGGGTGGCTGGGACTCTGGTGGTGGGGGTGATGGTGGTGATGGTGGTGGGGGTGGTGGCTGGGGAGGTGATAGTGGGGGTGGGGGTGATGGTGGTGGAGGGGATGGTGGTGGATGTGGTGGTGGTGGATGTGGAGGGGGAGGATGTGGGGGTTGTGGGGGCtaa